The Deinococcus roseus genome segment TTATGTGGGCGGCATGTTCCTGATTGTGGCCGTGGTCCCCCTGCTGCTGGCCCTCACACTGGCCCCCGACACTTACGCCTGGGGCAGCACCCAAATTCTGGGGATGTTTGGCCTGTCCCTGGTGTCGCTGATCCTGTTCATCTGGCAGGAACGGCGCACCGGCGAACCCATCGTGGACCTCAAACTGTTCCAGAACCGCACCTACACCATCACCGCACTGGCAGCTTTCCTGCTGGGCGCAGCGTTCCTGGGCACCATCGTGTTCCTGCCGCTTTTCATGGTGAACGTGCTGGGCGTCAGTGCCACCCGTGCCGGAGCCGCCCTCACCCCCCTGACCCTCGGGGTGGTGGCCGGGAACATCCTCAGCGGTCAGCTGGTGGCCCGCATCGGCAAATACAAACCCGTGCTGCTGGGCAGCCTGGTGATTTTGCTGGCAGGCTACCTGATTCTGGTCTTCACCCTGCATCCCGACGAAACCCAGGGCAGCATCATCGCCAAACTGGTGCTGCTGGGCATTGGTCTGGGACCCTCCATTCCGCTTTACACGCAACTGATGATCAACACCGCACCCAGAGACAAAATTGGCATGGCCTCCTCCAGCGCCACCTTCCTGAGGCAGATGGGCAGCACCATCGGGGTGGCTGTGCTGGGAACGGTGTTTGCCAGCAGCCTGACCCACCAGTTTGAAACAAAAGTGGTGCCTGTGGTTCCCAAAGAAATGCAGTCCATGTTTGCTGGCCAGCAAAGCAAATCCAGCGAAGGCAACGCAGCCACTGGCTTCAATGAAAAGAAAATCCTGACAGACACCCAGAAGAAATTTGCAGAACAACGCACCCTGGTCAAAGAAGCCCTGATCGACAACAAACCCGAAGCCATGAAGGAATTTGCCAAAAACCCCGAAGTGCCTGCGGCTTTCAGGCAAACCCTGGCTTCTGGGGAGGTGTCTCCTCAGGCCAAACCCTTCCTGAAGACCGCATACGACAATGCCCTCAAAAAACTGGATGAGGTGGAAAAAACCGCCACCACTGGCATTCATAAGGTCAGCGTGGCCTACAAAACCGCCTGGACGGACGCCATCCGGGGCATCTTTGAGGTGGGCCTGATCGTGGTGATCCTGGGCATGATCGTCACCGCCCTGATTCCTGAAGTGCCGTTCAAGAAACAGGAAGGACCCAGACAGGGACCTCCTGTGATGGAGTAAGCCCCACCTCGTCTTACCCCACCTTGCTCATTTCATTCGTTTTCCTCCCCTGAAAATTCAGGGGGGTATTTTTCATGTCAGGCCTGGATCTTCGATCACATCACTCCAGACGGCCACCCATTCATCGGAAAGGGGCACACTGGACAGCTCGATGGGAGAAACAAAACCCTGGTGCTGCAAGGTCTGGGCTGTTTTCAGGATCAGCCATTCTGCGGTTTCTGTTAAGTGTCTATCCGATTCATAGGGAACATGTTCGTAAACTCGGCCAGCATAAATCGAGCGCAGCTCAAACCAGACCAGGGTCT includes the following:
- a CDS encoding MDR family MFS transporter; the protein is MTQVSTQPPAYTQQQKMATLIGVLLALFLAALDQTVVSTATPEIIKELNFKTSWITWLTTAYLVTSTATLPIWGKLSDLYGRRRIIMTGVVLFTLASMLCGLAQDPTQLVLYRALQGLGSAAIFSTAFAVVGDIFTAQERPKYQGFFGAVFGLSSVVGPYAGGLLTDYISWRWVFYINVPIAIIALWFMITKMPPLKSSRGGKIDYVGGMFLIVAVVPLLLALTLAPDTYAWGSTQILGMFGLSLVSLILFIWQERRTGEPIVDLKLFQNRTYTITALAAFLLGAAFLGTIVFLPLFMVNVLGVSATRAGAALTPLTLGVVAGNILSGQLVARIGKYKPVLLGSLVILLAGYLILVFTLHPDETQGSIIAKLVLLGIGLGPSIPLYTQLMINTAPRDKIGMASSSATFLRQMGSTIGVAVLGTVFASSLTHQFETKVVPVVPKEMQSMFAGQQSKSSEGNAATGFNEKKILTDTQKKFAEQRTLVKEALIDNKPEAMKEFAKNPEVPAAFRQTLASGEVSPQAKPFLKTAYDNALKKLDEVEKTATTGIHKVSVAYKTAWTDAIRGIFEVGLIVVILGMIVTALIPEVPFKKQEGPRQGPPVME